The DNA sequence CGCCGCTGGCTGGAACGAATCCCGAGGGTGTCTCGACCGTCAATGTCCAACTACCGGTCTCGACGGTTCCAAAACGGTAGGTGCCCGAGGTATCGGTGGCCGTGGAGCGCACGTCGCCGGCTCCGTCACTCAACGTGACCCGTACACCCGCGATACCGGCCCCCTGGGCATCGAGGACCTCTCCCTCCACCGAGCCACCCTCCCCGAACGAGAGCAGGAACCCGGCCTCCCCGTCCCGACAGGCCGAGGCCCCGAACGAAAGCACGATCGCGCTGACAAAGAGGGCAAGCGTCCCGGCACGAACGGGCGCAAAGAGACGGCGGGCGCGGAGAGGCCCGAAATGATAAGACCACATCTGGTGACGACTCCGTAGGGATGTGAAGCGACCCCGCCCTACGAATAGCACCGCCACGCCCGGCGCGCGAGCCACGGACCTGACCCGACTGTCTTCCCCGACTCCTTCGACCTGACTGGTCGACACCTGCCCCCCTCACCCACCCGTAAAGGAACGTGTCAGTCTGTGGTGTGGACGTCTCCATGTGGCGATGCGCCTCCACAACAGACGTCACTTTTCTTGACGGCCTACAGATCATCTCGATTCTGATATCACAATATGTAACCGACACATTCACAGTCTGTTACAGACGCGCGTCCACCGCGGCTCGATCGGGGAATGTCATTTGCCCTGCTCTCCTCCCGAGCCGGACACGAGGGTGTGACCGGCGCCCCCAACTCGATGGAGCTTCTGATGCACTCGACCCGACGGAGCCGCCCCCTGGCGCTCATCGCCCTGACGGGCGCCCTGGCCGCCTGCGCCGATTCCGGTCCGCTGGGACCCGACCTGACCGAGATCGACCCGGTCGTCGCCCCCATGCCCGAACCCTGCCCGGCGATCCCGCTCACCGGTGCCCAGGAGGACTTCGAGAGCCCGAAGGGGAAGAAGGGTGGCTGGGGAACCCTGCTCAAGACCGGGACGACCAGCAGCTCGACGACGCAGAGCCTGACCTCGACCACCGGGACGACCGGTTCCACGGGCCTGAACGGAGCGGCGGACGCCACCGCGTCGGGCTGCGGATCCTGACCTCAGGAGCGTTTCAGACCTCATCGTGACCACGATGATCGGGTCCGTCCGGTCCGGGGAGTTCGAGCACCCTGCCCCGCTCGGCTCTTCGGGCCGGACGCCGACCCACGCGCCCGCGCTGCTGTCCGACCTGGTCGGCTCCAATCCCGTCTTTCGGGATGTGCTCGCTCAGATCGAGCAGGCCTCCCGCGATCCCCGACCGCTCCTGCTCCTCGGTGAGCCCGGGACCGGCAAGCGACTGACCGCACATGTGCTCCACCGCTTGGAGCCACTACGGGCCGGTCCCCTGCTTGGAATGGACTGCTCGGAGCTGGAACCGGACCTGATCGAGCGAGAGCTGTTCGGAGACCCCCATACCATGGGTCTCCTGGACGTGTCTGCCGGCGGCACGCTGGTGCTCCGACGGATGGACGTCCTGGCAGCGCGGACGATGCGCCGCCTGCGGCGCACCTTCACATCGATGCCCGAGTCACGCCGCCCGCGCCTGATCGGGACCTGGAGAGTGCCGTACGGTGCCGACTCCTATGGCAGCGCCGGTGGGGCGGTGCTGGGAGCGGTGTTCGAGGATCGCGCGCTCACACTTCCCCCGCTGCGACTCCGCGGAGAGGACCTTGAGGCGCTGACGGACCACTTCCTCGCCCACGCCGGCGTCGGCGCACGAGACGTGTCCGCGCAAGCCCGCTTCGCACTGGCGTCGCACCGCTGGCCGGGAAACGTCCGCGAGCTACGCAGCGTCATTCGCAAAGCGGCACTACGGGCGCCGAAC is a window from the Gemmatimonadota bacterium genome containing:
- a CDS encoding carboxypeptidase-like regulatory domain-containing protein encodes the protein MWSYHFGPLRARRLFAPVRAGTLALFVSAIVLSFGASACRDGEAGFLLSFGEGGSVEGEVLDAQGAGIAGVRVTLSDGAGDVRSTATDTSGTYRFGTVETGSWTLTVETPSGFVPASGESLQRQFEVGPDAVVRQNFRLTRL
- a CDS encoding helix-turn-helix domain-containing protein, which produces MIGSVRSGEFEHPAPLGSSGRTPTHAPALLSDLVGSNPVFRDVLAQIEQASRDPRPLLLLGEPGTGKRLTAHVLHRLEPLRAGPLLGMDCSELEPDLIERELFGDPHTMGLLDVSAGGTLVLRRMDVLAARTMRRLRRTFTSMPESRRPRLIGTWRVPYGADSYGSAGGAVLGAVFEDRALTLPPLRLRGEDLEALTDHFLAHAGVGARDVSAQARFALASHRWPGNVRELRSVIRKAALRAPNTIELEHLAIQARTPALRAVSSDPERLRLEGRSLAEIEADAVRQTLRLTRGNRTAAARLLGISRPTLLRKIRQYGADRS